From Strigops habroptila isolate Jane chromosome 1, bStrHab1.2.pri, whole genome shotgun sequence, a single genomic window includes:
- the PP2D1 gene encoding LOW QUALITY PROTEIN: protein phosphatase 2C-like domain-containing protein 1 (The sequence of the model RefSeq protein was modified relative to this genomic sequence to represent the inferred CDS: inserted 6 bases in 4 codons; deleted 4 bases in 3 codons; substituted 3 bases at 3 genomic stop codons), whose protein sequence is MACSLMLCLSSASLIDRHLLYHKRTHKALVLLGFDSXTKTDNKKLSAXRYKLIXKLTKIPKHSETHKQKVGYSFEFLMDNHTSTSYRDLAIINNPATFKKENNYLLKPLSICQDKNSTWQGDKQDRLLVLDNYGNRSGRCFWGLIDGFHGVAAAXTVAAELPLLLLDQPAPTASSYXKDKWQVLDSCATLIRAHYRKKXRFFSDKPDNDKTHTYEWIHKAYAKPFWRMHRLLPLGRNEVSKVHWSGCSAVTCLAERISSKETDGTEEKERRHFKNNRQSISQDSQRRNYLQSGVSXETDDHKNQTDPELSLFSTNEVNSWNRHINQPDSSTQGGSEELKQFEDREVYLCNSFPPQSQAAEQERVTNAFCSTGPSCTHKQLQENVLAIGSEDMKQPPKNIKAHLIDSGPQLAEKMDSKIFCDKPASYASHELLKTVSPVGSKPPPQSEEDTNTYLPNCKSQTAGRGRVTSETLYDNAGNYISEKLVKTAVAAGSRYNITILMVLPNGCNKIPNYLST, encoded by the exons ATGGCctgcagcctcatgctctgcctcAGCTCTGCTTCTCTTATAGACAGG CACCTTCTTTATCATAAAAGAACCCACAAAGCCCTAGTTTTGCTGGGCTTTGATA CCACAAAGACTGACAACAAAAAACTTTCGGCTTAGAGATACAAACTAATTTAAAAGTTGACCAAGATTCCTAAACATTCTGAGACACAT AAGCAGAAGGTTGGTTATTCATTTGAATTCCTTATGGATAATCACACTTCCACATCATATCGTGATCTTGCTATTATTAACAATCCTGCtacttttaagaaagaaaataattatttactAAAACCATTATCAATTTGCCAAGATAAAAATTCCACATGGCAGGGAGACAAGCAAGACAGGCTGCTTGTGCTCGACAACTATGGAAATAGATCAGGTAGATGTTTTTGGGGGTTAATTGATGGCTTTCATGGTGTGGCAGCTGC AACAGTTGCAGCAGAGCTTCCACTTTTACTTCTTGACCagcctgctccaacagcttcctCCT GAAAGGATAAATGGCAAGTTCTAGATTCTTGTGCCACACTAATCAGGgcacattacagaaaaaa gagatttttctctgaTAAACCAGACAATGACAAGACCCATACTTACGAATGGATTCACAAAGCGTATGCCAAACCCTTTTGGAGAATGCATAGACTTTTACCACTGGGAAGGAATGAGGTTTCCAAAGTTCACTGGAGTGGCTGTTCAGCAGTTACCTGCTTGGCAGAAAGAATCTCCAGCAAAGAGACAGACGgcactgaggaaaaagaaagacgACACTTCAAAAACAACAGACAGTCCATTAGCCAGGATAGCCAAAG AAGGAACTATTTGCAAAGTGGAGTTTCTTAAGAAACTGATGAccacaaaaatcaaactgatCCAGAACTCTCTCTTTTCAGTACGAATGAAGTAAATTCATGGAACAGACATATAAACCAGCCCGATTCTAGCACGCAAGGTGGttctgaagaactg aaacagtttgAGGACAGAGAAGTTTATCTATGTAACAGTTTTCCGCCACAGTCACAGGCTGCAGAGCAAGAAAGAGTCACCAATGCTTTCTGTTCAACAGGTCCAAGTTGCACCCATAAACAGCTGCAAGAGAACGTATTGGCAATAGGGTCTGAAGATATGAAACAGCCCccaaaaaatataaaagcacaCCTAATT GACTCAGGTCCACAACTGGCAGAAAAAATGGACTCCAAGATATTTTGTGACAAACCTGCAAGTTACGCTAGCCACGAGCTGCTAAAGACTGTATCACCAGTGGGTTCTAAACCACCACCACAGTCTGAAGAGGACACAAACACATACCTGCCTAATTGCAAATCACAAACTGCAGGAAGAGGCAGAGTCACCTCTGAGACACTCTATGACAACGCAGGAAACTACATTAGTGAAAAACTAGTAAAGACAGCAGTAGCTGCAGGTTCAAGATATAATATTACTATTTTGATGGTACTTCCTAATGGATGCAATAAGATACCCAATTACCTCAGCACTTAA